Proteins found in one Deinococcus hopiensis KR-140 genomic segment:
- a CDS encoding transposase, whose translation MGAGREISAAAGMAPAPRQSGARPGRGRISKTGNTRLRRIAHLSALGASKSRSRLRTYSPGLQEKGKPPQVALIALDANCCVLARQLYGPANRTRTAFFPRMAELARRQAELDVPPTKPI comes from the coding sequence ATCGGCGCAGGACGGGAGATTTCAGCAGCAGCTGGCATGGCACCCGCGCCCCGACAGTCGGGTGCGCGTCCGGGTCGAGGCAGGATCTCCAAAACGGGGAATACTCGGCTGCGGCGGATCGCTCATCTTTCTGCCCTTGGAGCCTCGAAGTCACGCAGCCGCTTACGCACCTACTCTCCCGGCTTGCAGGAGAAAGGAAAACCACCTCAGGTGGCTTTGATCGCCCTGGACGCAAACTGCTGCGTATTGGCCCGGCAGTTGTACGGTCCGGCCAACCGTACCAGGACAGCTTTCTTTCCCCGCATGGCCGAGCTGGCCCGACGTCAGGCAGAGCTTGACGTCCCGCCTACGAAACCTATCTAG
- a CDS encoding IS110 family transposase: MTREGGGKKPPSSSFIYSAVPSPAAGLEQMANWVVKQANGKQVHVVMEATNVPCERPAHHFHRFGLRVSAVNPVQIKYFARSALRCGKTDAVDAEITAQYGGVTQPPARTPPARVRAEPKQLTPEREAVLAQRTQEDTHLMALKDAQHASPIAILRLSSVWNCSARLMKLNRR; encoded by the coding sequence GTGACCCGGGAAGGAGGTGGGAAAAAACCCCCATCTTCTTCCTTTATATATTCTGCTGTTCCCTCCCCAGCTGCAGGATTGGAGCAAATGGCAAACTGGGTTGTGAAGCAGGCGAATGGAAAGCAAGTCCATGTGGTGATGGAAGCGACCAATGTGCCCTGCGAGCGGCCAGCTCACCATTTCCACCGATTTGGTCTGCGGGTCAGCGCCGTTAACCCTGTGCAGATCAAGTACTTTGCCAGGTCAGCCTTGAGGTGCGGGAAGACCGATGCCGTGGATGCGGAGATCACCGCGCAGTACGGGGGTGTGACGCAGCCACCAGCCCGGACCCCTCCAGCTCGGGTGAGGGCCGAGCCCAAGCAGTTGACGCCGGAACGAGAAGCTGTGTTGGCGCAACGGACCCAGGAGGACACCCACCTCATGGCCTTAAAAGACGCTCAGCACGCCTCGCCTATCGCGATTCTTCGTCTCAGCAGCGTTTGGAACTGCAGCGCCAGGTTGATGAAGTTGAACAGGCGCTGA
- a CDS encoding HD-GYP domain-containing protein, whose product MSPSSVLSSCPSTSLPDFQAEGMSMGHVQGPQPVLLPTSRNAPVSDTHCPGSPRTQPVEAIVRELLGELGTYDETSLYHSVRVARLARTLGRALNLTPVQRQELHWGALLHDIGKLAVPRLVLNKPCALTSEERAWVDLHASAGAELLAGYAVFPHAVVSIARHHHDAWKNAGAALPLLTKIVAVADVYDALTSERPYKPAWTPAAAFAELQRQAGQGIDPQLVTAFAEAIRACPDFESSL is encoded by the coding sequence ATGAGCCCCTCGTCTGTCCTTTCCTCTTGCCCCAGCACCTCGCTGCCGGACTTCCAGGCAGAGGGAATGAGCATGGGCCACGTTCAGGGCCCCCAGCCCGTCCTCCTGCCGACCTCCAGGAACGCCCCGGTTTCCGATACCCACTGTCCCGGCTCACCGCGTACGCAACCGGTCGAAGCCATCGTGCGCGAACTTCTCGGTGAACTCGGAACCTATGACGAGACATCCCTGTACCACAGCGTCCGGGTGGCCCGTCTGGCCCGCACACTGGGTCGGGCGCTCAACCTGACGCCGGTCCAGCGGCAGGAGTTGCACTGGGGTGCGCTGTTACATGACATCGGCAAATTGGCCGTGCCCAGGTTGGTCCTGAACAAACCTTGCGCATTGACCAGCGAGGAACGCGCCTGGGTGGACCTGCACGCTTCCGCCGGGGCGGAACTGCTCGCTGGTTATGCTGTCTTCCCCCACGCCGTCGTCAGCATCGCCCGCCACCACCACGACGCCTGGAAGAATGCAGGGGCAGCGCTCCCCCTGCTCACGAAGATTGTGGCAGTCGCTGACGTGTACGACGCCCTCACCTCAGAGCGCCCCTATAAACCCGCCTGGACGCCAGCCGCTGCTTTTGCCGAACTTCAACGTCAGGCAGGCCAAGGGATTGATCCCCAGCTGGTGACCGCATTCGCCGAAGCAATCCGAGCCTGCCCGGACTTCGAATCCAGCCTGTAG